The proteins below come from a single Takifugu flavidus isolate HTHZ2018 chromosome 6, ASM371156v2, whole genome shotgun sequence genomic window:
- the LOC130526858 gene encoding SUN domain-containing protein 2-like isoform X3: protein MCKALELSNAEASCVSVLLVSAVSSCCCVPGPAMLRRSSRLQAGNYYAMSNGLNSTPAAAISYYETPVRSSRKSRVRASRQKSPSPFTAKGPVPESSSTTEPGRRSRITEFFFDLKPANITTSRHTKACALLLLFLVLFCVGFLLLLLTSITPNNLLMIDLSLTKKLPVHFDPSLQNSNMNLRPIYEKEYQELQERIAGIEKATRLHLERKIADLAMQILGVRTVATSLSHRIRSVEDQNLKLTKEWKHLEQRPDGNSLTPELQRDIEGLFRKLVEELAVLNGGGCSECRRPIADKMADFALESQGASVISSRCSQTYTSTSGCLTLFGIPLWSLFTSPRTAIQGSPILAGTCWCFVGAEGTLAVSLSHPVKITHVTVDHLPSYNSPSGDIKSAPKDFEVHGMKTQAGEGTFLGKFLYDKFGEPTQTFSLPGTLKAFHLTVDSSKHGKKVANCK from the exons ATGTGTAAGGCTTTGGAGCTCAGTAATG ctgaagCTTCCTGTGTGTCAGTCTTGTTGGTGTCTGCAGTaagttcctgctgctgtgttcctggTCCAG cCATGCTCAGAAGAAGTTCTCGTCTACAAGCTGGCAACTACTACGCCATGAGTAACGGCCTTAATTCCACCCCTGCTGCGGCCATTTCTTACTACGAGACGCCCGTCAG GAGTTCCAGGAAGTCTCGGGTCCGAGCCTCCAGACAGAAGAGTCCTTCGCCGTTCACCGCTAAAG GTCCGGTACCAGAGTCCAGCTCAACCACTGAACCCGGACGCAGGAGCAGAATCACTGAATTCTTCTTTGATCTCAAAC CAGCAAACATCACAACCAGTCGTCACACAAAGGCCtgcgctcttctcctcctcttcctcgtgctTTTTT GTGTTGGCTTCTTGCTCCTTTTGTTGACCTCAATCACGCCCAACAACCTTCTGATGATCGACTTGTCGCTGACAAAGAAGCTGCCGGTTCACTTTGACCCGTCACTACAGAACAGCAACATGAATCTTAGACCCATATAT GAAAAAGAGTATCAAGAGTTGCAAGAAAGAATTGCAGGCATAGAAAAAGCCACTCGGTTACATCTGGAGCGCAAGATTGCTGATTTAGCAATGCAGATTTTGGGTGTTCGCACTGTTGCAACCAGCCTGAGCCACAGGATCAGATCAGTAGAGGACCAGAATCTAAAG CTGACTAAAGAGTGGAAACACCTTGAGCAGAGGCCCGATGGCAACAGTCTCACCCCAGAGCTTCAACGGGACATCGAGGGTTTGTTCAGGAAACTTGTGGAG GAGCTCGCCGTGCTAAACGGAGGAGGCTGCTCAGAGTGCCGACGTCCCATCGCTGACAAAATGGCTGACTTTGCTCTGGAAAGTCAAG gtgCCAGTGTGATCAGCAGCAGGTGCTCACAGACGTACACCTCCACCTCAGGGTGTCTGACCCTGTTTGGAATCCCTCTCTGGTCCCTCTTCACAAGTCCACGCACTGCTATCCAG GGTTCCCCCATTCTGGCAGGTACCTGTTGGTGTTTTGTGGGGGCAGAGGGGACACTGGCCGTCTCGCTCTCTCACCCAGTGAAGATCACACATGTGACGGTGGACCACCTGCCGAGCTACAACTCCCCCTCCGGCGACATCAAATCTGCCCCGAAGGACTTCGAAGTCCAT GGAATGAAGACTCAGGCAGGAGAAGGAACCTTCCTGGGAAAGTTCCTGTATGACAAGTTTGGCGAGCCGACGCAGACGTTCAGCTTGCCT GGAACCCTGAAGGCATTTCACCTCACGGTTGACTCCAGTAAGCATGGCAAGAAAGTCGCTAATTGCAAATGA
- the LOC130526858 gene encoding SUN domain-containing protein 2-like isoform X5, translating into MCAALLSTLSMLRRSSRLQAGNYYAMSNGLNSTPAAAISYYETPVRSSRKSRVRASRQKSPSPFTAKGPVPESSSTTEPGRRSRITEFFFDLKPANITTSRHTKACALLLLFLVLFCVGFLLLLLTSITPNNLLMIDLSLTKKLPVHFDPSLQNSNMNLRPIYEKEYQELQERIAGIEKATRLHLERKIADLAMQILGVRTVATSLSHRIRSVEDQNLKLTKEWKHLEQRPDGNSLTPELQRDIEGLFRKLVEELAVLNGGGCSECRRPIADKMADFALESQGASVISSRCSQTYTSTSGCLTLFGIPLWSLFTSPRTAIQGSPILAGTCWCFVGAEGTLAVSLSHPVKITHVTVDHLPSYNSPSGDIKSAPKDFEVHGMKTQAGEGTFLGKFLYDKFGEPTQTFSLPTPTDQSYDIVELRVFSNWGQKEYTCLYRFRVHGQTDVS; encoded by the exons ATGTGTGCAGCACTGCTCTCCACTTTAT cCATGCTCAGAAGAAGTTCTCGTCTACAAGCTGGCAACTACTACGCCATGAGTAACGGCCTTAATTCCACCCCTGCTGCGGCCATTTCTTACTACGAGACGCCCGTCAG GAGTTCCAGGAAGTCTCGGGTCCGAGCCTCCAGACAGAAGAGTCCTTCGCCGTTCACCGCTAAAG GTCCGGTACCAGAGTCCAGCTCAACCACTGAACCCGGACGCAGGAGCAGAATCACTGAATTCTTCTTTGATCTCAAAC CAGCAAACATCACAACCAGTCGTCACACAAAGGCCtgcgctcttctcctcctcttcctcgtgctTTTTT GTGTTGGCTTCTTGCTCCTTTTGTTGACCTCAATCACGCCCAACAACCTTCTGATGATCGACTTGTCGCTGACAAAGAAGCTGCCGGTTCACTTTGACCCGTCACTACAGAACAGCAACATGAATCTTAGACCCATATAT GAAAAAGAGTATCAAGAGTTGCAAGAAAGAATTGCAGGCATAGAAAAAGCCACTCGGTTACATCTGGAGCGCAAGATTGCTGATTTAGCAATGCAGATTTTGGGTGTTCGCACTGTTGCAACCAGCCTGAGCCACAGGATCAGATCAGTAGAGGACCAGAATCTAAAG CTGACTAAAGAGTGGAAACACCTTGAGCAGAGGCCCGATGGCAACAGTCTCACCCCAGAGCTTCAACGGGACATCGAGGGTTTGTTCAGGAAACTTGTGGAG GAGCTCGCCGTGCTAAACGGAGGAGGCTGCTCAGAGTGCCGACGTCCCATCGCTGACAAAATGGCTGACTTTGCTCTGGAAAGTCAAG gtgCCAGTGTGATCAGCAGCAGGTGCTCACAGACGTACACCTCCACCTCAGGGTGTCTGACCCTGTTTGGAATCCCTCTCTGGTCCCTCTTCACAAGTCCACGCACTGCTATCCAG GGTTCCCCCATTCTGGCAGGTACCTGTTGGTGTTTTGTGGGGGCAGAGGGGACACTGGCCGTCTCGCTCTCTCACCCAGTGAAGATCACACATGTGACGGTGGACCACCTGCCGAGCTACAACTCCCCCTCCGGCGACATCAAATCTGCCCCGAAGGACTTCGAAGTCCAT GGAATGAAGACTCAGGCAGGAGAAGGAACCTTCCTGGGAAAGTTCCTGTATGACAAGTTTGGCGAGCCGACGCAGACGTTCAGCTTGCCT ACTCCCACTGATCAGTCGTACGACATCGTGGAATTACGTGTTTTCTCCAACTGGGGTCAGAAAGAATACACGTGTCTCTACCGGTTCCGTGTCCACGGCCAGACAGACGTCTCCTGA
- the LOC130526858 gene encoding SUN domain-containing protein 2-like isoform X4, with amino-acid sequence MCKALELSNAMLRRSSRLQAGNYYAMSNGLNSTPAAAISYYETPVRSSRKSRVRASRQKSPSPFTAKGPVPESSSTTEPGRRSRITEFFFDLKPANITTSRHTKACALLLLFLVLFCVGFLLLLLTSITPNNLLMIDLSLTKKLPVHFDPSLQNSNMNLRPIYEKEYQELQERIAGIEKATRLHLERKIADLAMQILGVRTVATSLSHRIRSVEDQNLKLTKEWKHLEQRPDGNSLTPELQRDIEGLFRKLVEELAVLNGGGCSECRRPIADKMADFALESQGASVISSRCSQTYTSTSGCLTLFGIPLWSLFTSPRTAIQGSPILAGTCWCFVGAEGTLAVSLSHPVKITHVTVDHLPSYNSPSGDIKSAPKDFEVHGMKTQAGEGTFLGKFLYDKFGEPTQTFSLPTPTDQSYDIVELRVFSNWGQKEYTCLYRFRVHGQTDVS; translated from the exons ATGTGTAAGGCTTTGGAGCTCAGTAATG cCATGCTCAGAAGAAGTTCTCGTCTACAAGCTGGCAACTACTACGCCATGAGTAACGGCCTTAATTCCACCCCTGCTGCGGCCATTTCTTACTACGAGACGCCCGTCAG GAGTTCCAGGAAGTCTCGGGTCCGAGCCTCCAGACAGAAGAGTCCTTCGCCGTTCACCGCTAAAG GTCCGGTACCAGAGTCCAGCTCAACCACTGAACCCGGACGCAGGAGCAGAATCACTGAATTCTTCTTTGATCTCAAAC CAGCAAACATCACAACCAGTCGTCACACAAAGGCCtgcgctcttctcctcctcttcctcgtgctTTTTT GTGTTGGCTTCTTGCTCCTTTTGTTGACCTCAATCACGCCCAACAACCTTCTGATGATCGACTTGTCGCTGACAAAGAAGCTGCCGGTTCACTTTGACCCGTCACTACAGAACAGCAACATGAATCTTAGACCCATATAT GAAAAAGAGTATCAAGAGTTGCAAGAAAGAATTGCAGGCATAGAAAAAGCCACTCGGTTACATCTGGAGCGCAAGATTGCTGATTTAGCAATGCAGATTTTGGGTGTTCGCACTGTTGCAACCAGCCTGAGCCACAGGATCAGATCAGTAGAGGACCAGAATCTAAAG CTGACTAAAGAGTGGAAACACCTTGAGCAGAGGCCCGATGGCAACAGTCTCACCCCAGAGCTTCAACGGGACATCGAGGGTTTGTTCAGGAAACTTGTGGAG GAGCTCGCCGTGCTAAACGGAGGAGGCTGCTCAGAGTGCCGACGTCCCATCGCTGACAAAATGGCTGACTTTGCTCTGGAAAGTCAAG gtgCCAGTGTGATCAGCAGCAGGTGCTCACAGACGTACACCTCCACCTCAGGGTGTCTGACCCTGTTTGGAATCCCTCTCTGGTCCCTCTTCACAAGTCCACGCACTGCTATCCAG GGTTCCCCCATTCTGGCAGGTACCTGTTGGTGTTTTGTGGGGGCAGAGGGGACACTGGCCGTCTCGCTCTCTCACCCAGTGAAGATCACACATGTGACGGTGGACCACCTGCCGAGCTACAACTCCCCCTCCGGCGACATCAAATCTGCCCCGAAGGACTTCGAAGTCCAT GGAATGAAGACTCAGGCAGGAGAAGGAACCTTCCTGGGAAAGTTCCTGTATGACAAGTTTGGCGAGCCGACGCAGACGTTCAGCTTGCCT ACTCCCACTGATCAGTCGTACGACATCGTGGAATTACGTGTTTTCTCCAACTGGGGTCAGAAAGAATACACGTGTCTCTACCGGTTCCGTGTCCACGGCCAGACAGACGTCTCCTGA
- the LOC130526858 gene encoding SUN domain-containing protein 2-like isoform X2, with amino-acid sequence MCKALELSNAEASCVSVLLVSAVSSCCCVPGPAMLRRSSRLQAGNYYAMSNGLNSTPAAAISYYETPVRSSRKSRVRASRQKSPSPFTAKGPVPESSSTTEPGRRSRITEFFFDLKPNITTSRHTKACALLLLFLVLFCVGFLLLLLTSITPNNLLMIDLSLTKKLPVHFDPSLQNSNMNLRPIYEKEYQELQERIAGIEKATRLHLERKIADLAMQILGVRTVATSLSHRIRSVEDQNLKLTKEWKHLEQRPDGNSLTPELQRDIEGLFRKLVEELAVLNGGGCSECRRPIADKMADFALESQGASVISSRCSQTYTSTSGCLTLFGIPLWSLFTSPRTAIQGSPILAGTCWCFVGAEGTLAVSLSHPVKITHVTVDHLPSYNSPSGDIKSAPKDFEVHGMKTQAGEGTFLGKFLYDKFGEPTQTFSLPTPTDQSYDIVELRVFSNWGQKEYTCLYRFRVHGQTDVS; translated from the exons ATGTGTAAGGCTTTGGAGCTCAGTAATG ctgaagCTTCCTGTGTGTCAGTCTTGTTGGTGTCTGCAGTaagttcctgctgctgtgttcctggTCCAG cCATGCTCAGAAGAAGTTCTCGTCTACAAGCTGGCAACTACTACGCCATGAGTAACGGCCTTAATTCCACCCCTGCTGCGGCCATTTCTTACTACGAGACGCCCGTCAG GAGTTCCAGGAAGTCTCGGGTCCGAGCCTCCAGACAGAAGAGTCCTTCGCCGTTCACCGCTAAAG GTCCGGTACCAGAGTCCAGCTCAACCACTGAACCCGGACGCAGGAGCAGAATCACTGAATTCTTCTTTGATCTCAAAC CAAACATCACAACCAGTCGTCACACAAAGGCCtgcgctcttctcctcctcttcctcgtgctTTTTT GTGTTGGCTTCTTGCTCCTTTTGTTGACCTCAATCACGCCCAACAACCTTCTGATGATCGACTTGTCGCTGACAAAGAAGCTGCCGGTTCACTTTGACCCGTCACTACAGAACAGCAACATGAATCTTAGACCCATATAT GAAAAAGAGTATCAAGAGTTGCAAGAAAGAATTGCAGGCATAGAAAAAGCCACTCGGTTACATCTGGAGCGCAAGATTGCTGATTTAGCAATGCAGATTTTGGGTGTTCGCACTGTTGCAACCAGCCTGAGCCACAGGATCAGATCAGTAGAGGACCAGAATCTAAAG CTGACTAAAGAGTGGAAACACCTTGAGCAGAGGCCCGATGGCAACAGTCTCACCCCAGAGCTTCAACGGGACATCGAGGGTTTGTTCAGGAAACTTGTGGAG GAGCTCGCCGTGCTAAACGGAGGAGGCTGCTCAGAGTGCCGACGTCCCATCGCTGACAAAATGGCTGACTTTGCTCTGGAAAGTCAAG gtgCCAGTGTGATCAGCAGCAGGTGCTCACAGACGTACACCTCCACCTCAGGGTGTCTGACCCTGTTTGGAATCCCTCTCTGGTCCCTCTTCACAAGTCCACGCACTGCTATCCAG GGTTCCCCCATTCTGGCAGGTACCTGTTGGTGTTTTGTGGGGGCAGAGGGGACACTGGCCGTCTCGCTCTCTCACCCAGTGAAGATCACACATGTGACGGTGGACCACCTGCCGAGCTACAACTCCCCCTCCGGCGACATCAAATCTGCCCCGAAGGACTTCGAAGTCCAT GGAATGAAGACTCAGGCAGGAGAAGGAACCTTCCTGGGAAAGTTCCTGTATGACAAGTTTGGCGAGCCGACGCAGACGTTCAGCTTGCCT ACTCCCACTGATCAGTCGTACGACATCGTGGAATTACGTGTTTTCTCCAACTGGGGTCAGAAAGAATACACGTGTCTCTACCGGTTCCGTGTCCACGGCCAGACAGACGTCTCCTGA
- the LOC130526858 gene encoding SUN domain-containing protein 2-like isoform X1 produces MCKALELSNAEASCVSVLLVSAVSSCCCVPGPAMLRRSSRLQAGNYYAMSNGLNSTPAAAISYYETPVRSSRKSRVRASRQKSPSPFTAKGPVPESSSTTEPGRRSRITEFFFDLKPANITTSRHTKACALLLLFLVLFCVGFLLLLLTSITPNNLLMIDLSLTKKLPVHFDPSLQNSNMNLRPIYEKEYQELQERIAGIEKATRLHLERKIADLAMQILGVRTVATSLSHRIRSVEDQNLKLTKEWKHLEQRPDGNSLTPELQRDIEGLFRKLVEELAVLNGGGCSECRRPIADKMADFALESQGASVISSRCSQTYTSTSGCLTLFGIPLWSLFTSPRTAIQGSPILAGTCWCFVGAEGTLAVSLSHPVKITHVTVDHLPSYNSPSGDIKSAPKDFEVHGMKTQAGEGTFLGKFLYDKFGEPTQTFSLPTPTDQSYDIVELRVFSNWGQKEYTCLYRFRVHGQTDVS; encoded by the exons ATGTGTAAGGCTTTGGAGCTCAGTAATG ctgaagCTTCCTGTGTGTCAGTCTTGTTGGTGTCTGCAGTaagttcctgctgctgtgttcctggTCCAG cCATGCTCAGAAGAAGTTCTCGTCTACAAGCTGGCAACTACTACGCCATGAGTAACGGCCTTAATTCCACCCCTGCTGCGGCCATTTCTTACTACGAGACGCCCGTCAG GAGTTCCAGGAAGTCTCGGGTCCGAGCCTCCAGACAGAAGAGTCCTTCGCCGTTCACCGCTAAAG GTCCGGTACCAGAGTCCAGCTCAACCACTGAACCCGGACGCAGGAGCAGAATCACTGAATTCTTCTTTGATCTCAAAC CAGCAAACATCACAACCAGTCGTCACACAAAGGCCtgcgctcttctcctcctcttcctcgtgctTTTTT GTGTTGGCTTCTTGCTCCTTTTGTTGACCTCAATCACGCCCAACAACCTTCTGATGATCGACTTGTCGCTGACAAAGAAGCTGCCGGTTCACTTTGACCCGTCACTACAGAACAGCAACATGAATCTTAGACCCATATAT GAAAAAGAGTATCAAGAGTTGCAAGAAAGAATTGCAGGCATAGAAAAAGCCACTCGGTTACATCTGGAGCGCAAGATTGCTGATTTAGCAATGCAGATTTTGGGTGTTCGCACTGTTGCAACCAGCCTGAGCCACAGGATCAGATCAGTAGAGGACCAGAATCTAAAG CTGACTAAAGAGTGGAAACACCTTGAGCAGAGGCCCGATGGCAACAGTCTCACCCCAGAGCTTCAACGGGACATCGAGGGTTTGTTCAGGAAACTTGTGGAG GAGCTCGCCGTGCTAAACGGAGGAGGCTGCTCAGAGTGCCGACGTCCCATCGCTGACAAAATGGCTGACTTTGCTCTGGAAAGTCAAG gtgCCAGTGTGATCAGCAGCAGGTGCTCACAGACGTACACCTCCACCTCAGGGTGTCTGACCCTGTTTGGAATCCCTCTCTGGTCCCTCTTCACAAGTCCACGCACTGCTATCCAG GGTTCCCCCATTCTGGCAGGTACCTGTTGGTGTTTTGTGGGGGCAGAGGGGACACTGGCCGTCTCGCTCTCTCACCCAGTGAAGATCACACATGTGACGGTGGACCACCTGCCGAGCTACAACTCCCCCTCCGGCGACATCAAATCTGCCCCGAAGGACTTCGAAGTCCAT GGAATGAAGACTCAGGCAGGAGAAGGAACCTTCCTGGGAAAGTTCCTGTATGACAAGTTTGGCGAGCCGACGCAGACGTTCAGCTTGCCT ACTCCCACTGATCAGTCGTACGACATCGTGGAATTACGTGTTTTCTCCAACTGGGGTCAGAAAGAATACACGTGTCTCTACCGGTTCCGTGTCCACGGCCAGACAGACGTCTCCTGA
- the LOC130526858 gene encoding SUN domain-containing protein 2-like isoform X6, translated as MLRRSSRLQAGNYYAMSNGLNSTPAAAISYYETPVRSSRKSRVRASRQKSPSPFTAKGPVPESSSTTEPGRRSRITEFFFDLKPANITTSRHTKACALLLLFLVLFCVGFLLLLLTSITPNNLLMIDLSLTKKLPVHFDPSLQNSNMNLRPIYEKEYQELQERIAGIEKATRLHLERKIADLAMQILGVRTVATSLSHRIRSVEDQNLKLTKEWKHLEQRPDGNSLTPELQRDIEGLFRKLVEELAVLNGGGCSECRRPIADKMADFALESQGASVISSRCSQTYTSTSGCLTLFGIPLWSLFTSPRTAIQGSPILAGTCWCFVGAEGTLAVSLSHPVKITHVTVDHLPSYNSPSGDIKSAPKDFEVHGMKTQAGEGTFLGKFLYDKFGEPTQTFSLPTPTDQSYDIVELRVFSNWGQKEYTCLYRFRVHGQTDVS; from the exons ATGCTCAGAAGAAGTTCTCGTCTACAAGCTGGCAACTACTACGCCATGAGTAACGGCCTTAATTCCACCCCTGCTGCGGCCATTTCTTACTACGAGACGCCCGTCAG GAGTTCCAGGAAGTCTCGGGTCCGAGCCTCCAGACAGAAGAGTCCTTCGCCGTTCACCGCTAAAG GTCCGGTACCAGAGTCCAGCTCAACCACTGAACCCGGACGCAGGAGCAGAATCACTGAATTCTTCTTTGATCTCAAAC CAGCAAACATCACAACCAGTCGTCACACAAAGGCCtgcgctcttctcctcctcttcctcgtgctTTTTT GTGTTGGCTTCTTGCTCCTTTTGTTGACCTCAATCACGCCCAACAACCTTCTGATGATCGACTTGTCGCTGACAAAGAAGCTGCCGGTTCACTTTGACCCGTCACTACAGAACAGCAACATGAATCTTAGACCCATATAT GAAAAAGAGTATCAAGAGTTGCAAGAAAGAATTGCAGGCATAGAAAAAGCCACTCGGTTACATCTGGAGCGCAAGATTGCTGATTTAGCAATGCAGATTTTGGGTGTTCGCACTGTTGCAACCAGCCTGAGCCACAGGATCAGATCAGTAGAGGACCAGAATCTAAAG CTGACTAAAGAGTGGAAACACCTTGAGCAGAGGCCCGATGGCAACAGTCTCACCCCAGAGCTTCAACGGGACATCGAGGGTTTGTTCAGGAAACTTGTGGAG GAGCTCGCCGTGCTAAACGGAGGAGGCTGCTCAGAGTGCCGACGTCCCATCGCTGACAAAATGGCTGACTTTGCTCTGGAAAGTCAAG gtgCCAGTGTGATCAGCAGCAGGTGCTCACAGACGTACACCTCCACCTCAGGGTGTCTGACCCTGTTTGGAATCCCTCTCTGGTCCCTCTTCACAAGTCCACGCACTGCTATCCAG GGTTCCCCCATTCTGGCAGGTACCTGTTGGTGTTTTGTGGGGGCAGAGGGGACACTGGCCGTCTCGCTCTCTCACCCAGTGAAGATCACACATGTGACGGTGGACCACCTGCCGAGCTACAACTCCCCCTCCGGCGACATCAAATCTGCCCCGAAGGACTTCGAAGTCCAT GGAATGAAGACTCAGGCAGGAGAAGGAACCTTCCTGGGAAAGTTCCTGTATGACAAGTTTGGCGAGCCGACGCAGACGTTCAGCTTGCCT ACTCCCACTGATCAGTCGTACGACATCGTGGAATTACGTGTTTTCTCCAACTGGGGTCAGAAAGAATACACGTGTCTCTACCGGTTCCGTGTCCACGGCCAGACAGACGTCTCCTGA
- the si:ch211-79m20.1 gene encoding uncharacterized protein si:ch211-79m20.1 yields MRSWVLLLLSAALLRLGNAEGDPLPPSLVDLVRNSPISSVDDLKLLLQQEANAIEEEDEHDTPADHTHGRYARSLVAAQPAQQAICKVRTEVMEVKRSMLDRRNADFILWPPCVEVQRCSGCCNNRLMKCVPIVTSSRNLQVIKIQYVNMKPKYEQAIITVEDHVTCRCQSCTSSFPSSSDSNTHSCQSNPLPASPQQPPPSLSHSQALPRSVQPGSQKTLTSKADLHRHDDLKHNQQEQPVAKQVQRGSYTHWTQPRLHQSPAHMQPGVYQHTAAGPALVNSQPPETRTQHGVTKSTQQVVHGSGYDGKEESSVNGTKSSGEMRHPDHMQRQQELLQHQQRQQLHYPQQTTEDQVLRTQSHLNAPQSDSASPPVSPTQPLRVEQTPAAPTMAYQKDSVSSGKYVEVTHPREPEAVTTAQKERKDREESGSSSSGDTARVELASQVKDRDSKISSGSGHLTEEERKQKIVETVQRELDKESHLHPHPPQQRPRPTFKSALPTVAPRPSSRRSPFRPASPRRRRKHRKRISKEAMRAMIM; encoded by the exons ATGAGGTCCtgggtcctgctgctgctctcagcggCCCTTCTGCGGCTCGGAAACGCTGAG GGTGATCCGCTCCCTCCGTCGCTGGTCGACCTGGTGAGGAACTCTCCTATCTCCTCAGTGGACgatctgaagctgctgctgcagcaagaagCCAATGCAATAG aagaagaagatgagcaTGATACCCCTGCAGACCACACCCACGGCCGATATGCCAGAAGTCTTG TGGCGGCGCAACCAGCCCAACAAGCCATCTGTAAAGTACGGACGGAGGTGATGGAGGTCAAGAGATCTATGTTGGACCGCCGTAATGCTGACTTCATATTATGGCCGCCCTGCGTGGAGGTGCAGCGGTGCTCGGGTTGCTGCAACAACCGGTTGATGAAATGTGTTCCCATAGTCACCTccagcagaaacctgcag GTGATAAAGATccaatatgtaaatatgaaaccCAAATATGAGCAAGCCATCATCACAGTGGAAGATCACGTCACCTGTCGGTGCCAGTCATGCACGTCTTCTTTTCCGTCCTCATCTGACTCAAACACTCACTCCTGTCAGAGCAACCCCCTGCCAGCTTCCCCCCAGCAGCCTCCCCCATCTTTGTCCCATTCCCAGGCCCTCCCGCGGTCTGTTCAGCCCGGTTCACAAAAGACTCTCACCTCCAAGGCTGACCTGCATCGCCATGATGACCTGAAGCAcaaccagcaggagcagccggTGGCGAAGCAGGTTCAGCGGGGCAGTTATACCCACTGGACGCAACCCAGGCTGCACCAGTCCCCCGCACACATGCAGCCGGGGGTGTACCAGCACACTGCTGCTGGGCCTGCCCTGGTCAACAGCCAACCACCTGAGACGAGAACACAGCACGGCGTCACGAAGAGCACGCAGCAGGTCGTGCACGGCAGCGGGTACGATGGCAAGGAGGAGAGCAGCGTGAACGGGACAAAGAGCAGCGGGGAGATGCGTCACCCAGATCACATGCAGAGACAGCAGGAGCTGTTGCAGCATCAGCAaagacagcagcttcattatCCACAGCAAACTACAGAAGACCAAGTGCTGAGGACACAGTCCCACCTCAACGCTCCACAGTCAGACAGCGCCTCTCCACCCGTCAGCCCCACCCAGCCGCTGAGAGTCGAGCAAACCCCCGCTGCACCTACGATGGCCTACCAGAAAGACTCAGTGAGCAGTGGAAAATACGTAGAGGTCACGCATCCCAGAGAGCCTGAGGCTGTAACCACCgctcagaaagaaagaaaagacagggAGGAAAGCGGGTCATCCAGTAGTGGGGACACGGCCAGGGTGGAGCTGGCTAGTCAGGTGAAGGACAGAGACTCAAAGATCAGCAGTGGGAGCGGGCACCTAAccgaagaggagagaaaacagaaaatagtGGAAACGGTACAGAGGGAACTGGATAAAGAGTCTCACCTTCATCCACATCCACCCCAGCAGAGACCAAGACCGACCTTTAAATCAG